tgttgttgttctgttcttTACCCAGTTAAGTAATTTTAATTAAGTATTGTGACCTACAAGCTTGTTGTCTGTACAAATGTCTGTATCTTAGAACGAGTTTTAAAGTCTTTGAAATACCAGCTGAGGATCGACACATGTTAGATAATGTTTCTTTTTGCTGTTAGTGTAAATGATTTAAACATTCGTCGTCTAATATTAAAAATGTGTTCACGACTGCTTTGTAATAAGAGATCCAATAATTTTTATCCTTTTAGTGGAATCAGATTGAAACGGAAACACTCAAAGTTTGTGATTGACATGGTTAATGAGTCCAAATGGAAATTGCTTGTCTGGTCTCGACTGACACTTGTAACAACATGAAGATGGACTGAATGGAGGTTATACAGATTCTAACGGTCACACAAATACTAACGGTGCTGCTTTTTAGCTTAATTTTCCCCCCCAAATTAGTTAAACAACGAACGTCAGCTGCTATTTCCTCAGCCAAGCCTCAATGTTGCTGTCTTTGCCTATAGTTTAATATTGCTGATCGATTTGGAACTGAATTAAGGATTTTTTATATTAAATAATGCCATTGCTGAACTGGATTTTAACATTGACCAAATTACATATAATGGAATGTTTCCTGGTTATTGGGATATTTATCCTTTCCATTTTGCCCAAATGTAATCCCTCATAAAGCGGCTCTGCTGACGCTCTGTTTCCTCCATTTTTCCTGATGGGGGCTAGTCGGTCTTGAAGCTTCGGTGTCACTGAGCTGCTCTCCTGATATCCTCTCTCTTCTGCCACAGAACCACAACACAAGCACTGCACCCACAATGAAAAAACAATCTGAGAAGTGACTTTAAGGAGCCTCGGCTTTCAATGGCCAACTATACAAACATCAGTATAGACTGTTGCTCTGacggtgtgtgtctgtgcatgtgcacaGATTTCGTTCCAATGCTTTCCTACAGGGACGAGGCGAGTCCAAGACAAGGGGCTTTCTGTCTGAGTGCAGCTGCTATCTCCTCGTTTATTGAGTTAGAATTTATTATTCAGCCATTTTTCTGTGTAATGTCCTACCGAGCAGGGGGGAGATGGtgaggagagacagagagatggGGCCTAGCAACAGCACAGGAGTGCATACCCATTGGATAGCTTGATCTTCCTGAGTGACATGGCTGTTTTTAGCACAGAGCAACAGCCTTTCTCCGTACTGGTCGCATTGAGGGATTGAAGGGAGTGAGAGGCGAGCAGCTTTTTACCAAAGGCAGCAGGGCACCATTAAAAGCCCCATTTGGCCGTTTGAAGCCCTGAGGTCATGTTGTTAGTTTAAAAGAGACCTGAGGTTGGTATCAGTTGAAGGTCAAAGCAGCTTCTACATCAGGGGATGTAGCAGGGCTGTAAACAAACATTACTTTCCAACACTGTCCCTGTCCCCGGTGTTTTTGGGGATTAAACTCAGTTGAAATAGTTTTTGCTCAGCAGAGTAGAAGCACAGAGAAGCACCACTCTGTCCCCAACAGAGCTGCTCTACAACATCTCTTCATCCTCCTGCTGTCTGCCCACCCCTCCCTCCTTTGTTAATTTTATGGATTTATCTGCTAATGGCTTTCCTCCTCACCGACCCTCCCATATCTGGCATCTCCAGGCCGGTCCAAGCCGACCGCTGTCATTCCCCGTTGCTCCTCCTTTAGCTCCGTCTGCTGGATTTGAACCTGCTGTAGGTGGGGGGAGGAGCTCACCACTTAGTTCTTTTTACCTTGTTAACTGGAGTGCTGCTGTCATCTCAGATGATTAGTGTGGACATCACATCTGCCCATCATCTTACTTTTCAACATACATTAGAATCTATGCCAATGTCACCTTTTGTATGACGTCatcatatttatttatcattatgtTGATTACAGATAAATCCTCTTGAAGAGAAGTTTTTAAAATGAAGTATGACCTCAAATGCATCCTTTGTCCGAGTAACAGCTTCTttacaaagaagaaagaaaaagaagaataaatacacattttagAGGATGGAACTTTCTCAAACTGAACCTGAGAATGATGAGGATTCATTTTGCACACGTTTAGATCTATTATAAAGTGGAAAAATGTGAAACTGAGCCTTTAACTGAATCAAAACATCAGGTTTGCCTGATGTCCAAATGGGATTGAATACAACCCTAAAACAGTGTGGATCTGTGCGGAGATCATATTTATTAATTTCGCTGCTCTCCGTCACGTATGAACCAGCGTTTTTTTCTGTTGCGTAGTGTGTTGCCATGGCTACCGAAAGGATATTCCTGACCTCTCCTCAGCACCGCTTTTTATTGGCCTCCCCCTCCACCCGAGGTTGTATAGCCtttataaagtgttttttttccatgtatATGTATCCATGGTTATGCTCTCAGAGCagattaggttttttttttgttttgtttttttctgaagcCACACAATGCATTTAGTGCACCATTAGACTCATTAATAGGTGCTTTTCTCTCCCTCTGAGTGAGAGCAGGAGTGCTGGGCTCATGGGACTCAGTCCTCAGTACAACCTCATCCCTAAACACACAGCCTGCTGACGCAAAGCTCGCTCACATCTCCACTGTAGGTGAGAGTGTTTGTGTTTGCCTGTGCACCATCTCGACCATTTTCAGGCAGCTGCACGCTCTCCTGTGTGCCTTTTGTGCGCTGTGTGAGGTTGAATGGATGCTGACTGCAGTGAGTCCTCTTGTCAACTTTAGGTCTCCTGCCGCTAAaggctttttttatttgtcttcaTCTCAGCGCATCATCCATCACTGTTAGACTCTCTGCAACATTACCTCAGTTTGTCATTAGACTTTGTAATTTTCCTTTGCTGTAGTGCTCCGTCAGTTACGCAGCCTGCTGAGGATCACCGTAATGCTAGCTGCTTTGGGTGGGTGTGGTTTGATGACAGAGCATGTGGCTGACGCTCTGTGGAGGTTGTTTTGTGGGTTAACAGATCATCTGCAGGTACATACAGCTGCTCACAGACCAGGGGTTTAATGaacactgcagtttctcctctgaTCGTGCACTGACCTGCAGTAATCCTGCAGCATCATCACCAACGAGAGGAAGGACACCACTTTCATAACAAAGTGAATTGGCTTTTGATAAATGGCTCACAATCTGTCTGAGAGTTTGTCAAGAGGCCAAAAGTGTGAACTATAACAAAACACAACCAGTTACTCCTAATCAAAATGCTGTGTGCTCATGGCAGCCAAAGTTTGTGGAATGTCAAAATCATAAAACTTTTAGAGGTGAAAGAGCTGGCTGATTGGCTGAGACTGCTGCATTTTGTTGTCCTAAATTTAGCAATGCTCAGTAATGCATTTATGCAAATATTTGATATTTGCAGATATTTCCCGTGTCATTTTGGTTCCAATACCAATACATTCCATTCCAACATGCTATTTCACCATAAAGCAGTAGTATGACAGTCTTTCCCTCTTTTGGAATCCGTAACTGGGAGATTAAGACTAACTGAAATGCATTTGAGAGGTAAACTTTTAgttttgaaaacaaaaacaactcagTTTGTATGAATAGTACATGAGCcaaccctcatttctttatatttcgcTTCCAAGGATCCAAACTGTCTTGAAATCTTTTAAAGTGATCTTAGGCTGTAGTCCTCCAGGCTTTCTAAACATCTTTCAGTTTTTTGGACTTTGTTAGCTTCTGTTCAGAATTTGAACCTGACCCTTTGCATaaagaaagtgtttttttgtttatttagccACTTAACGCTGACCTGTGAATCATTCAAGCTTTaaaaaaggcacctaactcaagggatgaaccagtgttgtgtctacacataacagataAATTAGCAGAGAACTAGTTTTATCATCAGAATTGAAAAGTgtgagaaaagagagaaaaggctgaaaaatgaacgtctgaagttttttttacagttttgtttGATGGTTATTTTGAAACACCAGACAGTGTTCAGCATTGACACACTGGTTAGTAGCACCTTTAGAAATGTGAATCGATTACacagtttaacaaataaaagttctTATATCTTCAGAGAAAAAGTGAGAGATTTATTGTCAGCACGATCAGATGATGAAGTAGAATCTGTGTTTCAGGGTTGTTCAGGTAACACAATAAGCTGTTTATTCTAAATTACTGCTAATTTTCCACATTTCTCACACTTATACACAATTATTTGATCTACATGCCATTTTTGTTGTTGGattgttgttgtattttacatttatttattatattttggAATGGCTTTCTTAAGGGATCTGAATACTTAATATAGATAAATTAATTTTGTGAATTTGGTGTCCAACATTAAGTGTGTAGGAGGCTGCTGCTCAAATTCCAAATTGCAGACAACTGTGGCCCTGAATTGCACAAAAAGACCCGTCTAGAgcacatgtttggtttgtcctTTCTGGGCTACTTTAGTAACCCAGCCAGGCCCACTAGGCCACATTGTTTCTTATTTTTGGGCGTTTCTTTGCTTGTGAAAGCATAGTTGTTGCTGTAGTCATTCGCACACTATAGAACACttatatttatttctctttcctAAACGTTTTACTATTTTTAGGACTGTTGTGTTCCAGGTGCAGGTAAAGAACATGTTGCACAGGGTGGTGAGAGTTGAGCACATGTTCTCACTCTCTAGGCTTATCTCTTGTCACTAcagttgattttctctcttCTCCACTGTGCAAAAATCCAAAGCTGGCTCAAATATTACACCATTTGATGTCACATTTCtttcaaaatgattcattagtggtttcaaaataaattgtgtTGTTTGAGTGAAGCTAAACTAGCCCACAATTGATGTTACTCTCACACTAGAGCTAATTTAAAAAAGCTGTTGCAGATTTCTCGTGAAAAAGGCAGCAACATTTACGGTATGTggggatttttttccccccagaattTATAAGACATGGTTGTTAAACTAAAAATGCACTAAATCTTCTCTAACACTTAGTAAAACAGATCTCACTTGTTTCATGGAGGAGTCCTCAGCCAAACTTTAATAGGTGAAATTTTTAACGCTGTCGTTGACATTTCTGCGCCCGCCTGCGCCAAAACACACCCCATGTTGATTTAGTTTCCCAGTCACAATATTTCTTGTCTCCTGGCAAGTGTCCCGTCTCTTACCCTCCTTTGTCCTGTCTCATTTTCAGGGGCGCTGCACACGAGAGAACTGTAAATACCTACATCCGCCTCCTCACCTGAAAACCCAGCTGGAGATTAACGGGAGAAACAACCTGATCCAGCAGAAGGCCGCTGCAGCCATGTTGGCTCAACAGATGCAGTTCATGCTGCCTGGAGCACAACTGCAGCCAATTGTGAGCAACCCACAGTAAAACTGAGACTTCTCGGTCTGTTTGAAGAAATTTGATTCATGAAACAAATTTCTAATgtggttctgtgtgtgtgtgcgctgaaTGACCCAGTAAACTAGGAATAAGGATGAAGTCAtttttaataaaagaaaaaatccagatttttttACTTTGAGAGCTTGTTTCAAGTCCCACTGGTTATGTatgcagttatttttttttccaacattgTCCTTTTTAAGTTAATATAAAAAAAGGGAATAAAGAAGAGCTAGACTGAACACCATTCAGAAGGGAATCCAAGTCTTATTCAGTTCAATAGAAATTAATTAGCTAATGGCATACAGAACCTTATTATCCGAGCTCAAATCTTCTTTCAATGCctaaaagaaagcaaagctgTAGATAACTGCATTTGTTCTTATTGCTGCAAAAACCTACAACACTGAATATGTTGCCGCCAATTCCCTCCAGTCAGATAAAGCCCTGCCATTGATTGTTTCTGTCTCGTTTTTGTGGTCCTCTCAGACAACATTTCCAGTGACATCCTCCCTGGCTACAAATCCCAGCATGGCGTTCAGTCCATATCTGAGCCACATGGGCCCAGCTATGGGTTTGATGCCTGAACTGCTGCCCAGCACTCCCCTGCTTGTCCCTGGGAGTCCCACCGGCCTGGCAACCATGGGCAATGGCACCTCAGCACAAAAACATGCGCGCACAGACAAGCTGGAGGTATGCAGCCTGTGTGCAGTtgttgtgtttctatgtttAGTGTAAGTGTGATCGGAGGTCAGTGTTGATCAGCGCTCCCGTTGACCCTGCCAGGTTTGTCGAGAATTCCAACGAGGTAACTGCACGCGGGGTGAGAGCGACTGCCGCTACGCTCACCCCATGGAGGCCGGCATGGTGGACTGCAGTGAGAACTCCGTCATTGTCTGCATGGACTACATTAAAGGTCGCTGCAGCCGAGACAAGTGCAAGTACTTCCACCCCCCGGCTCACCTGCAGGCCAGGATCAAGGCTTCGCAACACCAAGCCAGTCAAAACACAGCGTCCGCACCCTTGgtgagtccttatcaaggctgTGATGGGTACTCGTACTGGGAGCTCTTCGTCCTCTTTTCCAAAAATAAACACCTGTCACaggatttctctcttttttttttaatgattttgaataatgcatttgcTATCGTGGAAACAGTATATTTAATGTTCAATACAAGTAAATCGATTAATGACCTGGTGAAGAACTAGCTTATCACAACACCCTTCAGCCATATTCAAACAATTTAAGGATTCTTTTTTCATGAATGTCTGCCACTGTGCAGTGAAGCACAAGCCTTACTTCAGCTGTGATCAGCAGTAACATAATCAGGTTAGCTGCGCTGATGCCAAATAGCAAAAAGTGAAGgtattttaaagtattttaggTTGTTGCTGTGGCATCTGATGATTCTACTCTTCTGTGTAATCCCCGGTGGCTCACTTTGTAACCTATTGcaagtatatttaaaaaatatcccTGAATCAGCCTTTCATTGCATCCTACAATGATGTACTtttacaaagttttttttaaattaatgttGGTTAACCTCTTCTGCAGTTTGATGTTTCAGCATTGTCCCCATTAGAGAACGACCTCTGGACTGTCCTACATCGCTTCAGATAATTTTTGATGATGCAGTGCCCTCttgtggtattaaaaaaaacaaaaaacatccacATTTGTTCCATTTAAAATTTGAAGGGCACTTATAGAGACATCTTCATGTTTATCCTGAGATGGCACCAAAAAGTGTTCCCTGTATACTCTTCTCTAACTGCAGGAGTGTTAAATGagcttctcttttcctttctctgATTTGCCTCATGGCCAGGCTCTGCATCCAGGGGCCATACAGACACTACCAAAGAGGCAGATAATGGAGAAGAGCAACGGAGCTGCTGCCACAGTCTTCAACCCCAGCATGTTCCATTACCAGCAAGCCTTGGCTAACATGCATCTCCAGCAACCAGCCTTTATCCCCACTGGTGAGTCTCTGGATACAGTAGCAACACCTGTGTTTGTCTACGCTCGCCACCACGAGTTTATGAATCCTGGAAACCTGATTCAGACGTGCTCTAACTGGGCGAATGCAGATGTTAGGTTACTGGGTAATAGTGTGGGTAACAGGTTTTGCGGTAACACCATGCATCATGCACCATGCTGCTTCTGTTCACCCTCACCTCCTCTATCAAACTGCACTTCTCTCCCTTTAACTGTCTCTTGTGTTGCTCTCATTTGACTCATTCTTGCTTGACGTGTGATGAGTTGTTGTGGCCTTAAACATGTTTATAGGACATATGTTACATCAACAAACACATGAGAGGCCATTATGTGGGCCCACAGATGGATGGAGAGGCTCTTTTCACCTTGGATCAGACGATTGAGATCTTGTACTTTCTATGATTTTGGCATAGGAAGTGTAATGGTAAATTCAGTGTCTGCAAACCATTTGTCTCTTAATTAACACCCAGACAATAATTGTTTTAGACTATTTATCTTTTAATGATCAACGAGACCAAATCCGGCACCCTTCTCCAAAGTGTGAGACTTTCCCCCGGGGGGTGTGGCAAGGTGACGGTTGAAGAATgcacacctgaaagaacaaagcCCCTTCCTCATGTATAAATGGTTTTGATTTCCTTTGTCCTGGGTCTTTCTTCACCATAAACGCTGAATGGTGTTGACTGactcttttgcagaagaaaataaacacgtggccggccggcagaaaaatagaaaggtctctatttcatttctcatcagatgtaataggaaaGTAAGCAAACCTTAATAGGAAGTTCAGAGAAACTCCCACCACAGAAGCATTAGCCTGTCATTTATACCATACTAAATATCCCAAGAGAACGTTTtgaggtttatttttttattagtttgtgTTTTAAAAAGAATGGTTAAAAAGGTTGTTATTTAACAACAACACACttgatttaaatgatttttccaTGCTCAAATGAGCCAGGAAATCATGTGATAATATTCTATTAAAAGACAAAGTACGGAGGAAAGAAATCACACAAGATTtctaaaaaataattttaaaaaagtattttcatGGCATACATTTTGCAAACAAGggcaacaacaataaaaaaaaaaatttttctttCATGGGCAATACAAAGAAAATGTCTTTATATGAGGTCTTAATATCGTTAGACATGATTTATTTGTTAGCCAGAAATCTGCAGCCAAACCTACCTGATCTATGCACACGCAGATTTAATCGCCGtatttctcttcttttctgGACACCTGAGCCTCCATCACCACACTATCATATCTCAACCAGAGCTTTGTGGTTTTCTCTGAAAGCATTTTCTTTTTAGCACCAGCACTTGTCAACAGTTTGTGCTTTTGTGTGGTGGCACATGTGTGCAATAACTGTGACTCGGACCCGCCATGACCTGCTGTCGCTAGCCACACCTTCTTTTCTTCACATTCATGTTATTTTATACTCTGCTGGCTTCACATAATATGACGTGTTGTGAACTTCACTATGTCTGTGGAAAAATAGGGGTATATTGGGCGATTAACTGGAGGGCAAAATGACGACTATGGTTGTTACTATTTCCTCTTTGTATGTCGCAGATTGTTTACATTTGTACTATACGGTTGACttgattttatttgtattgtattCCTTCCTAAAAGAGCTGACAGAACACGAGAGACAGGAAGCGAAACGCCTGCCAAACTCAAACTGGCAACGTTGTTCTGATGATTAATCAATATTTGAGCTCTGATCCATATATTTGACTTGCCCCATTGATGATGTGTGATGGGAGTTTTATTATGTGTTTAACAGTGACGTGATTGTTGCAGGATGAAATACTGAGATTTCTGCTGGGTTGCAAATGCCAACATTATAGTTGGTCTAcatatttggttttattttggaaaaaaactgAGGGCAGAAGAACAGCTATGACTGCAGGAATTACTTTGATGACATTATCTTGAAATCACTAGCTgattattttgttttcttaagaTGACAAAGCTTGTTTTTTTCACATAGTGTGTGTGGCGTGGAGGTGTTGAAGGACCCTGATGCAGATATTCCAaaagaaaacttgatttatttcaaaatccaaacaaacaaaagatgcGGCTCAGCCATAATACCAAAACCTAActacgaaaaaaaaaactgacaaaacaaaacctgacaatGACTATGACAgaaacaaggacaaacctgaCTTGACATGAATGGCTTCGACGTGACATCGGTgacagtgaggatctggcaatagGCATGAACAGACTTGGAGACTAAATACTCAGGAGGGTGATTAGTGagtgagtgaagctgatggcagggcaagagagagactgaggaaaacatgacaaaactaacagacatgacaGTTTTTTCAcaaagtttgaacttttttcagTAAACCAATTTGTTGTCTTAAGGTAAAAAATGAACCCAACATCGTGAGACAATGAGCTTTGTTGCCTCGTGCATCATGGGATTGCGGCTCATTTCTACTTAAATACGTAGAAGCATACGGGCGTAGCCGTCTGTCCGTCCTCTGCAATCATTTCGCAGAAAAATGGAGCAGTACCACTGGAAACAGTGGGATCTGTGTTGGGCAGTATAGCTCATGTTCGACCAACAAAAGGAcgcaaacaaaaagaagacaaaaaacgCGACGCATTCAATGGCCGCGCAGATCACCGCTGTCTACTGCGCTGcctctgttttctgtctctttctctgaatgtttccatgtttgtttttgtctgaaaCTGACATCAGAACTCGGAagtgaactctgaactctgcaCTGCCCTCTGGTGGATATATTGGCCAACAACCATGCCAACGTAAAGCACGCATGGGAGTATGTGGGCTGTGACACTTGACAACCTTTAAAACGGACGCACATATTTACATACGTAACGGGAACATAAATGAGTCTTAATTAGTAAACGCGTAACTGAGTGTTTAGTAAAGGAGTAGATTTGTAGTTTTGCTTGCTGAGTTGTGTTATTAGAGCACACAACTTATAAAATGCTAGACAAAGATAAGAGACTGACCAACTGTCACCCCTCTGCTTCAACCAGCAGCTGCTCAAAtaaaagaagagataaaaacACGATTTATATGGTACCAGAGACGAGCCACAATAAGAAAGTGCTGATCTAGAAATAACGTAACATTCGAGTCATGTTTGAGCTCATCTCTGTGTGAGCATGCCTGCTGTTTGTACACATGTAAATGTCCTCTACGTGTCCACAGCTCAGGTACTGTAGCTCAGGAGAAGTAAACGAGTGCAAGTAACTGATGcttcttcctttcttttgtGTGGAAGTAGAGAGTTCTTCTTCAGTGAGTGATGTAAATACTCTTCAGATCTGATGCTGGAAACATCATAGTGTTGCTGCTCAGGTCTTCTGTAAACCTAAACCACTGTGTAATGAGCAGCGGTGTTTACTCAGATTATCTGGTGTTGAGCGTGGAACAATTATTAGGCGCACATAAGCTCACAGATAGACACAGTGTCGGTGGAGGTAACGCTGTGCTTAACTGTGAATTTTGTGGACAGCAGTCGTAGCAGGTTTTTAAAAGATGTTGCCTTGgacgtgtctgtgtgtgtgggctACTTTATACAAGACTCCTAACTTAGAGCTTTAGATCTACACAACATTTACGCTCTGAGATTCTGTATGCAgtgtgaaaaacaaagtgtTTTCAGGTTTATCAAAGTGACTTAAGGTCCCAGGTGCTTTGTGCTGGTGGATAGGAGAAGAATATTTGCAACTACAGGGATTGTGGGTCGGCTctgatgtttttctttcagcCCATCAGTGACAGCTTAAAGCAGTGCTccagggccctcatttatcgCCCGTGCTTACGCATAGATGTGTGCATAATGAGCGTGCCACAACATTCCCACGCAGATTGTGGAAGTAACCAACTTATAGTTAGGAACGTGTGTGAATAGGAGCACACCTCTGACCACGCTTACGCACACACACTTGTGGTAGAAGAGGGACACTGCAAAAAGAAAGCACAGCATGAAGTCTCACCATCCACATCCGTTCTTTATTTACGTCTCTGCAGTTTTATTAAAGCTGTGAGATAACTAAAGAAGACGCTGTTTGCCGTACGGATCATTTGCTCCTTCCATACACATGCTCAGTTCATTGAATACAATTATCAGATACTCCAGTCTGATTAGATTGTATGACTGTGTATTGCCTTGTCTGTTTTCTCTACCATTTGTTGGTGAATgatgccttttcttttcttttctaactGGTTAGCTGATTAATTATGTACTTTTCTTACTCTTTTTTTTGCTTGCATGTGTCCTGATTCCTGTTCAAATCCATCCTGGCAATATCACTGGACTTGTGCCATGACTTTTTAATTCTACACATTTTGCCATGGTAACCATATCATTCCTGTTCCCCCCTCCTCCCCGCCCACATCCTCGTCCTCTGTCTTTCGTCCGACACGCCTGAATAAAAGTTCCCATGATGCACGGTGCCACCACCTCCACTGTTTCGTCGGCCTCGACCCCAGTCACCAATGTTCCTTTCGCTGAATCTACCGCCTCGAATCAGGTTTGCTCTTTCATTTCAGTTCTGTAGATCCTGTTCACTGTCTTTTCTTTCCCATTTGGTTAAAGAGCCACCTGCTTGTAGAGTGTTCTCATTTCATCTGTCTTCGCTTTTGTcatgaaaatgattaaaatggGAATCagttttcatttaaatgtttgGTGAGGAACCCCATCATGTTGACCTCAGTCCTCACTGTCGCTGTATTGTAAACCTGCTTTATTCGTCTTTTCTGGAAGAGAAAAACTACCCAGATACATGcagctttttcattttgttgccCTGTTTGACAAGAGAAAAATTATTTCAGTCGACGTCATTTCTTCTCAAGCAGAAGGTTCAgtttttggttgtttgtttcaGCTTATTGATTTATGCCTGAATTCAGTGCAGTGATCCAAAAGAGATGTCTTctagcttttttttcctctcaactCTTCCTTTGACCTCAGTAAACCTTAACTGAAACTAAATACAGCCACATCAGAGTATACCACTAATTGTTTTGCCTTTGTCCTCCTCTCTTTACATCCGTCCTGATTTTTGAATGGTCAAATTAGACCATTTGTTCTTCCACTGAGAAGGAAATTGCTGCTGTTTGTACATTTTGCATCTTCAACTTTACACCACAATAAATAAAGCATTGCTTTGTTTTTATCAGCATACATGTCATCACCTCATTTTATCATATAATCACTTCTGCAAATGACCTGAGAGCCACAGgggaaaatatgaaaatgtactTTTACAAACACCAACCAGAGAAGTACAAAATATTGGTATTTCAGTATCTAAACCCATGAAAACAATCTCGGTGCCAGTTGAACTCCTTGATGTGGTCATAATTCGAGAAATGCATGTTATCATCAAAAATCACCGCTTCCTCTCCTTTCTCCCGACTGTCTCTCTGTTTCAGTAGACCCCTCAGAGCTTCTGACCTCTGATCCTGTGGAGATCCAGTGCGTTCCCATGGAAACTCATTTCTGTCCCATCCCCAAACTGCTGGTGGCGGCTCCAGTGGCACTAAACTCAGTAAGCCTTTCCCGAAACCCCAGTTAAAGTCCCTAAAACCTGCAGCACTGCAGCAAACATGTGCCTCACCTACAGTGCACACTGACTGAGTGA
Above is a genomic segment from Odontesthes bonariensis isolate fOdoBon6 chromosome 13, fOdoBon6.hap1, whole genome shotgun sequence containing:
- the mbnl3 gene encoding muscleblind-like protein 3 isoform X2, coding for MAVSMTMGRDTKWLTLEVCREFQRGTCSRSDVECKFAHPSRSCHVENGRVIACFDSLKGRCTRENCKYLHPPPHLKTQLEINGRNNLIQQKAAAAMLAQQMQFMLPGAQLQPITTFPVTSSLATNPSMAFSPYLSHMGPAMGLMPELLPSTPLLVPGSPTGLATMGNGTSAQKHARTDKLEVCREFQRGNCTRGESDCRYAHPMEAGMVDCSENSVIVCMDYIKGRCSRDKCKYFHPPAHLQARIKASQHQASQNTASAPLALHPGAIQTLPKRQIMEKSNGAAATVFNPSMFHYQQALANMHLQQPAFIPTDPSELLTSDPVEIQCVPMETHFCPIPKLLVAAPVALNSVSLSRNPS
- the mbnl3 gene encoding muscleblind-like protein 3 isoform X3, producing MAVSMTMGRDTKWLTLEVCREFQRGTCSRSDVECKFAHPSRSCHVENGRVIACFDSLKGRCTRENCKYLHPPPHLKTQLEINGRNNLIQQKAAAAMLAQQMQFMLPGAQLQPITTFPVTSSLATNPSMAFSPYLSHMGPAMGLMPELLPSTPLLVPGSPTGLATMGNGTSAQKHARTDKLEVCREFQRGNCTRGESDCRYAHPMEAGMVDCSENSVIVCMDYIKGRCSRDKCKYFHPPAHLQARIKASQHQASQNTASAPLALHPGAIQTLPKRQIMEKSNGAAATVFNPSMFHYQQALANMHLQQPAFIPTVPMMHGATTSTVSSASTPVTNVPFAESTASNQTPQSF
- the mbnl3 gene encoding muscleblind-like protein 3 isoform X4, translated to MAVSMTMGRDTKWLTLEVCREFQRGTCSRSDVECKFAHPSRSCHVENGRVIACFDSLKGRCTRENCKYLHPPPHLKTQLEINGRNNLIQQKAAAAMLAQQMQFMLPGAQLQPITTFPVTSSLATNPSMAFSPYLSHMGPAMGLMPELLPSTPLLVPGSPTGLATMGNGTSAQKHARTDKLEVCREFQRGNCTRGESDCRYAHPMEAGMVDCSENSVIVCMDYIKGRCSRDKCKYFHPPAHLQARIKASQHQASQNTASAPLALHPGAIQTLPKRQIMEKSNGAAATVFNPSMFHYQQALANMHLQQPAFIPTVPMMHGATTSTVSSASTPVTNVPFAESTASNQ
- the mbnl3 gene encoding muscleblind-like protein 3 isoform X1; translation: MAVSMTMGRDTKWLTLEVCREFQRGTCSRSDVECKFAHPSRSCHVENGRVIACFDSLKGRCTRENCKYLHPPPHLKTQLEINGRNNLIQQKAAAAMLAQQMQFMLPGAQLQPITTFPVTSSLATNPSMAFSPYLSHMGPAMGLMPELLPSTPLLVPGSPTGLATMGNGTSAQKHARTDKLEVCREFQRGNCTRGESDCRYAHPMEAGMVDCSENSVIVCMDYIKGRCSRDKCKYFHPPAHLQARIKASQHQASQNTASAPLALHPGAIQTLPKRQIMEKSNGAAATVFNPSMFHYQQALANMHLQQPAFIPTVDPSELLTSDPVEIQCVPMETHFCPIPKLLVAAPVALNSVSLSRNPS